CGAAGGAGATATGCGGTAAAAGGCGAGGCAGAAAAGCATTACATTGATTTAGACCATTATGGAGATAGCGCACTTTATATGCTTCCTACCTATTGGCCAGAGGCTATTCAAAAAATCCCTGAAGATTCGCTTCGAGCCAATGGCATTGGACCTTGGTCCGCCTATATCACATTCCTTAGCCTAACCAAAGCCTTCGAGCAAAAAAATAAAGCCGCAATCCTACGACTTTCCGCAGACCTTGGACATTACTTGGGTGATTTAAACGTGCCGCTTCATACCACCAAAAATTACAATGGTCAACTCACTGGTCAGGATGGGATTCATGGATTTTGGGAAAGTAGAATTCCCGAACTTCTTGCCAAAAATTATTCCTTCTGGGTAGGGAAGGCAGAATATATCGAAAAACCACAGTTCGCTATTTGGGAGGCCGTTGCTGCTTCTCATTCCATGGTTGACAGTGTATTATCAATCGAAAAGGAACTTACCGCCCATTTTCCAGAGGATCAAAAATACAGCTATGAGGAGCGAAATGGACTTACGGTGAGGGTTTATTCCCGGGATTTCACCACAGCTTATGCTTTGGCTTTGGACCATCAAGTCGAAAGGCAAATGAGAAAATCCATTAAAATGATCGCCGATTTTTGGTACACGGCATGGATTAATGCCGGTCAACCTGAACTTCATTCTTTGGACCAAGTGATAATTGAGGAAGAAAAATTAACGCCGGATTCGAGGTTGAAAGTTAGAGATCATTGAATTCAGAAGTATGAAGTAAGAAAGCTGAAACTAGCCGCCGAAAATATCACGGATTAAGACCTACAAACAAGCACAAAGAAGTTTGCTTTGGAAATTATCAAGCTTGTTTCAGACCTTCCAAAAATTATAGCCGGTTTTGAACTTGGCAAGCAGTTAATAAGATCTAGCACTTCAGTGGGGGCGAATTATAGATCTTCACAACGAGGACGTTCACGTGCTGAGTTTATTTCAAAATTATCCTTAGTCCAGGAAGAGGCTGATGAATCCGTATTTTGGTTAGAACTCATATTAGAATCAAACCTATTACCCGCCGAACGAGTAAGTCCCTGTCTTAAAGAAGCTAATGAGCTTACATCAATATTTACGACCATGGTCATCAATGCTAAAAGAAACTCCTAGCCAAGTTTCAGCTTTCTGAATTTAGATTTCTGAATTCAAAGTATCTCAAGAATTTAAATACTTCCGAATCGCCCTACCCAGCCTTTCAAACGTGTCTTTGAAAACCTCCTCATTTTCTTCTAAAAGTGTCACGCGAAATCCTCTTAAATCTGAACAAAAGGAAGAAATTGGTACCACGCAGATACGCTCGGAAGCTAACAAATAGTACACAAACCGCTTATCCAAAGGCATTGTCGAATCGCTAAGCCAAGAATCTAATAATTTTTGAAGACGTTCGTCCTCTATTGGAAGGGTTTGATTAGGAGTTAAAAGCCTCTCATCAAAAACGATCGTATTGTAAAATGCTCCTTGAGTTGGGTTAAATTTTATCCCCTCTATTGACCCCAATATTTCACTCATCCACTCACTTCTTTTTCCAATTTGAGCATTCGCCTCCTCTCGGTAAGCATGGTATTCTGGATGACTCATGATTCTCGGAATAGCCAATTGGGGCAGTATGGTGGAACACACTTCAATCATTTTGGCATTCTCAAGAGTCTGACAAAGCTTTGAAAATTCCTGGGAGGATTCTCTATTGTAAAATTCCATCCATCCACATCTTGCTCCTGGCCATGGAAATTCCTTGGAAATCCCTTTTAGAGAAATTGCTGGCCGGCTTCCAATTACCTCAGCTAAGGCAACTGCTTTAATGCCATTATAGGTGATGTTCTGGTAGATTTCATCCGCAATCAGAAGAAGACTAAACTCCTCAGCGATTTTCACAAAGCCTTCTAAAACTTCCTTGGGATACACCATTCCCGTTGGATTATCAGGATTAATAATCAAAATACCCACGATGGAAGGATTATACTTTACCTTCATATACAGGTCTTCCATATCAGGTAGCCACTGATTATCCGGATCCAGTTTATAGGTAATAGGAGCCGTGTTGGCATGGGCAGCCTCTGCAGAGCTATGGGTAGAATAAGCAGGAGACGGCCCAATGATCCGCGCAGTAGGAATCAAAAATTGATACAATTTGGCGATAGCATCACCTAATCCATTGAAGAAAAGAATATCCTCAGCCGTAATTTGAGTCCCTTCTTTTTCATTGTTTAGCTGGGCCAAAAACTTACGGGTTTCCAAAACACCTTTGGAATCTGCGTATCCGTAGGTTTTATCTTCTTTGAGCAAATCGGCGATGATTGCCTTCATCCAATCAGGCACGTGGTTACTTTTTTGGATGGGGTCACCGATATTTTCCCAAGTCATGGGATAGCCGAGAGCTTCGATTTGCCGGGCTTTTTTTACAATACCTCGGATTTCGTAATTCAATTCTTCTGCTCCGGGTCTGAGGAGTAGCTGTCTCATAGGTCAATAGGCTGGTTTGGAAAAAATTCCGCTACAAAGTAAGGGAAAAGCAAATTGATATTTCAGGATTCGGCCAAAAACCAAAACAATAGAACAAGAAAAATGATATCATTCTAAACCTTCAAATCTGCAGATCGTTTGGGTACACTTATTTCCCTTTTGGGAAACGAACAGAAGCAATCTTAACTTACCGTCAAATAACTATTCCAGTGGTTCTTACTCGAATTCTACTCTTCTTGATCTTTCTTTCCTTGATTGATTGGTATACCTACC
Above is a window of Algoriphagus sanaruensis DNA encoding:
- a CDS encoding zinc dependent phospholipase C family protein, which translates into the protein MKIFILFSSFLFSGIVGPVFWGFYAHTLINKQAVYSLPPEMMVLFKKELSFISEKAVNPDRRRYAVKGEAEKHYIDLDHYGDSALYMLPTYWPEAIQKIPEDSLRANGIGPWSAYITFLSLTKAFEQKNKAAILRLSADLGHYLGDLNVPLHTTKNYNGQLTGQDGIHGFWESRIPELLAKNYSFWVGKAEYIEKPQFAIWEAVAASHSMVDSVLSIEKELTAHFPEDQKYSYEERNGLTVRVYSRDFTTAYALALDHQVERQMRKSIKMIADFWYTAWINAGQPELHSLDQVIIEEEKLTPDSRLKVRDH
- a CDS encoding pyridoxal phosphate-dependent aminotransferase, which translates into the protein MRQLLLRPGAEELNYEIRGIVKKARQIEALGYPMTWENIGDPIQKSNHVPDWMKAIIADLLKEDKTYGYADSKGVLETRKFLAQLNNEKEGTQITAEDILFFNGLGDAIAKLYQFLIPTARIIGPSPAYSTHSSAEAAHANTAPITYKLDPDNQWLPDMEDLYMKVKYNPSIVGILIINPDNPTGMVYPKEVLEGFVKIAEEFSLLLIADEIYQNITYNGIKAVALAEVIGSRPAISLKGISKEFPWPGARCGWMEFYNRESSQEFSKLCQTLENAKMIEVCSTILPQLAIPRIMSHPEYHAYREEANAQIGKRSEWMSEILGSIEGIKFNPTQGAFYNTIVFDERLLTPNQTLPIEDERLQKLLDSWLSDSTMPLDKRFVYYLLASERICVVPISSFCSDLRGFRVTLLEENEEVFKDTFERLGRAIRKYLNS